The genomic segment GTTACCTCACGTTAGAAGAAGCAAGAGTCGCTATTGATGAAGTTGTTGCAGATGGTTACGATAAGAACTTAATCACACTCGTCACAAACAGAGAAACTGCTGATACTTTACCTAATGATTTAGATGTAGGTGTCTCAACTGAACATGCAGATAAGAATAACGGAGACGACGAATCATTCATGGACAAAGTAAAAAATGTTTTTACAATGAGTGATGATGAGGCTGAGAACGCAAATGTTGATACAACAGATGAAGGCTATGAAGCAGACGAATCAGTCTTGAGCAGCTATAAAGATGATATCAAAAATGGCTCTATTGTAGTATTGGTAGATGATTTTGCTGAAGAAACTGGAGCTGAAGATTTTGATAACAGCACTCCATTAGGAACAATGGACTCCGCGGACGCTACTGTTCCTCCTGTTGATTCAATCGATACGACTGATACATTAGATACGATCGATACAACCGATTATTCAACAGTAGATCCCACACTAACAGATAATGAAGAAAAGCTTCAACTTAAAGAAGAACGATTAGATGTTGGCACTACTGAAGTTCAAACGGGCGAAGTGAATGTAAGCAAGACAGTCAATGAAGAAAATCAAACCATTGATGTACCCGTTAAACATGAAGAAGTGACCATTGAAAGACATCCTGTAACAGATGAAACTCCTACTGACGGCTCACTTGATCTAGAAGCTGAAACAATCAATATACCTGTTACGGAAGAACAAATTGACGTGAATAAACGTGCAGTCGTTACAGATGAAGTAACGATTAATAAAGAAACAAAAGAAGAAGTTAAAGAAGTTTCAGATACTGTTCGTAAAGAAGACCTAGATGTTCAAACACATGGAGATGTTACTGTCGAAGGAGAAGACGACAACAAACCCCTTTAGACTAAGTTAATTTCTTATTCAGAGCGAATAACAGAAAGCATCAATATGGAAATTTCCTTATTGATGCTTTTTTTATTCAGTTAAATTAACATACATTAGGAGGAGCCATTATGGAATTAGGTATTACAGGAAAAATAGCCTTAGTTACCGGAGCTGACTCGGGTATCGGTTGGGAAACTGCTCGTGTTCTTTTAGAAGAAGGAGCTACGGTTATTCTTACCGATAAAGAACCAGATCAATTAACTCAAGCAGCAGAAAAACTTGGACAGCCGGACAAAGTCTTCCATTACCCAGCAGACATCACAAGTATAGATGACTTGAAAAAGCTTCATCAAAAAATTGCTCAAGAAGTCGGGAAAATCGATATTTTAGTTCAATCAGCTGGTATTACTGGAGCTCAAGGACTCTTTCATGAGTTAGATGATGAAGGATGGATAAATACGATGGAAGTAGACTTACTAGGACCTGTACGCTTAGTATCTGAATTTCTGCCTGACTTAAGAACTGGTGGCTGGGGCAGACTTATCTTTTTAGCCTCTGAAGATGCGGTCCAACCTTATGATGATGAAATCCCATACTGTTGTGCGAAAGCTGGAATTCTTGCGTTGTCAAAAGGTCTTTCTCGGACATACGCCAGAGAAGGATTGTTGGTTAATTCCGTTTCTCCTGCTTTTATCGAAACACCGATGACCGACACTATGATGGAAAAAAGATCTGAAGAATTATCTGTTTCAAAAGATGAAGCTATCCAATCATTTTTAGATAAAAAAAGACCTTACCTTGAATTGAAACGCCGCGGTCAAACTGAAGAAGTAGCCGCTGTCATTGCCTTTCTTTGCTCAGACAAAGCTTCTT from the Carnobacterium inhibens subsp. inhibens DSM 13024 genome contains:
- a CDS encoding YsnF/AvaK domain-containing protein, which encodes MSKFVKGSYLTLEEARVAIDEVVADGYDKNLITLVTNRETADTLPNDLDVGVSTEHADKNNGDDESFMDKVKNVFTMSDDEAENANVDTTDEGYEADESVLSSYKDDIKNGSIVVLVDDFAEETGAEDFDNSTPLGTMDSADATVPPVDSIDTTDTLDTIDTTDYSTVDPTLTDNEEKLQLKEERLDVGTTEVQTGEVNVSKTVNEENQTIDVPVKHEEVTIERHPVTDETPTDGSLDLEAETINIPVTEEQIDVNKRAVVTDEVTINKETKEEVKEVSDTVRKEDLDVQTHGDVTVEGEDDNKPL
- a CDS encoding SDR family NAD(P)-dependent oxidoreductase — translated: MELGITGKIALVTGADSGIGWETARVLLEEGATVILTDKEPDQLTQAAEKLGQPDKVFHYPADITSIDDLKKLHQKIAQEVGKIDILVQSAGITGAQGLFHELDDEGWINTMEVDLLGPVRLVSEFLPDLRTGGWGRLIFLASEDAVQPYDDEIPYCCAKAGILALSKGLSRTYAREGLLVNSVSPAFIETPMTDTMMEKRSEELSVSKDEAIQSFLDKKRPYLELKRRGQTEEVAAVIAFLCSDKASFINGANYRVDAGSVASI